From Amycolatopsis sp. WQ 127309:
CCGCGTCCGGCGTCGTCGACGACCGGGGTGAGCGGCACGACGGGGACGTCGTCGTGTTCTGCACCGGCGCGTGGACCGGCGGGCTCGTGCGCGAGCTCGCCGGGGAGCCGCCGGTGCGCAAGGTGCGGCTGCAGATGGCGCAGACCGAGCCGTTCGGCGAGGAGCTGACCACCAGCGTCGCCGACGGTGACAGCTTCCGCTACTACCCCGCCTACCGCGGTCCGGCCCTCGACACGCTGGCGGCCACGCAGCCGCAGGGGGACGTCGCGGCGGAACACCGCATGCAGCTGCTGCTCGTCCAGCGGCTCGACGGCTCCCTGACCATCGGCGACACCCACGAGTACGACGAGCCGTTCGCCTTCGACGTCACCGAAGACCCGTACGAGCACCTCACCGACGTCGCATCCGCGCTGCTCGGGCGGCCGCTGCCGCGCATCCGGCGCCGCTGGGCCGGCGTCTACGCGCAGACCACCGACACCGGCCGGATCGTGCACCGGGAGCGTGTCGCGGACAACGCCTTCCTCGTCACCGGGCCGGGCGGCCGCGGCATGACCTGCGCGCCCGCCATCGCCGAGGACACCGCCGAGGAGCTGAACCTGTGACCACCGAACTCGTCGTCCTGGACATGGCCGGCACGACCGTCGCGGACGACGGCCTCGTCGTCCGCGCCTTCACCGAAGCGATCCGCGCCATCGGCGTGCCGGACGAGCGCTACCCGGGCATGCTCGAGTACGTCGTCGACACCATGGGCCAGTCGAAGATCACCGTCTTCCGCGCCCTGCTCGACGACGAAACCCTTGCGCAGCAAGCCAACGCGGCGTTCGAAGACGCGTACGGCGACCTCGTGCGCGGCGGCGCGTGCACCCCGATCGACGGCGCCGAAGACGTCGTCCGCGGCCTGCGCGAGGACGGCGTCAAGGTCGCCTTCACCACCGGCTTCGCCCCGGCGACCCAGCTGGCCATCCTCGACGCGCTCGGCTGGCGCGACCTGGCCGACCTCGCGCTCGCCCCCGGCGACGGCGTGCGCGGCCGCCCGTTCCCCGACCTCGTCCTCACCGCCGCGCTGCGGCTCGAAGTCACCGACGTACGCCACATCGCCGTCGTCGGCGACACGGCTTCTGACGTCCTGTGCGGCCGCCGCGCGGGCGCGTCGGTCGTCGCCGGTGTCCTCACCGGCGCGGGCCGCCGCGAAGACCTCCTCGAAGCCACCCACGTCCTCGATTCCGTTCGCGAACTTCCCGCCGTGCTAGGAGAAAACCGATGAGAAAGACCATCGCCGTGCTCGCCGTGGCGCTGACCGGCCTGCTCGCCGCCTGCGGTGGCACCGGCGCCGCGTCCGCCGGCGGCAAGACCGTCACCGTGTACACAGTGGACGGACTGGAAGACTGGTACACCGCCCGGTTCGCGGAGTTCAAGCAGCAGACCGGCATCACCGTGGAGGCCGTGACGGCCGGCTCCGGCGAGGTCGCCTCGCGCGTCGAAAAGGAGAAGGCCAACACCAAGGCCGACGTCCTCGTCACGCTGCCGCCGTTCATCCAGCGCGTCGCCGGTCTCCTGCAGCCGTACACCCCGGCGGGCGGGGACAAGGTGGCGGACAAGGACCCGCAGGGCCGCTACTTCGCGGTGATGAACAACTACCTCAGCTTCATCCACAACCCGGGCGCCACCCCGAAGACCTGGGACGACCTGCTCGACCCGAAGCTCAAGGGCAAGGTCCAGTACTCGACGCCCGGTGAGGCCGGCGACGGCACCGCGGTGCTGCTGCAGCTCCAGCACGTCCTCGGCGACCAGGGCGCGCTCGGCTACCTCGGCAAGCTGGAGGCGAACAACGCCGGGCCGTCGTCGTCCACCGGCAAGCTGCAGCCGAAGGTGGCCAAGGGCGAGCTGCTGGTGGCCAACGGCGACGTCCAGATGAACCTCGCCGAGATCGCCAAGAGCGGCGGCTTCAACGTCTTCTTCCCGGCCGACGCCCAGGGCAAGCGCTCGACGTTCGCGCTGCCCTACTACGCCGGGCTCGTCACGAACGCGCCGCACGCGGACGAGGCGAAGAAGCTGCTCGACTTCCTGCTCTCACCCGCGGTCCAGGCCAAGACCGCCGACGCGTTCGGCATCCCCGCCCGCGCCGACGTCACGGCGACCGGCGCCAACGCCGGCAAGATCACGGCCGCGCTGCAGGGCGTCGACATCTGGCAGCCGGACTGGACCACCGTGCTCGGCAAGCTCGACGCCGACATCGCCGCGTACAAGAAGGCCGTCGGCCGATGACCCCGGCGGTCGAGTTCCGCGACGTATCCGTCCACTTCGGACGGACGACGGCGCTGGACTCGCTGAACCTCGCCGTGGCCCGCGGCGAGACGCTGGCCCTGCTCGGGCCGTCCGGCTCGGGCAAGTCGACGGCGCTCAAGGCGCTGGCCGGGTTCGTGCGGCCCAGCTCGGGCCGGGTGTTCCTGGCCGGGCAGGACGTCACCGACCTGCCGCCGCACCGGCGCGGCCTCGGCGTCGTCGTGCAGAGCTACGCGCTGTTCCCCCACATGCGCGTCGCCGCGAACGTCGCCTTCGGACTCGACGCGCGCCGGGCCCCGCGCGCCGAGGTAGCCGCGCGCGTCGCCGAGGTCCTCGACCTCGTCGGCATGGGCGCCTACGCCCGGCGGTACCCGCGCGAGCTGTCGGGCGGGCAGCAGCAGCGGGTCGCGCTCGCCAGGGCGCTGGCCATCCGGCCGGACGTCCTGCTGCTCGACGAGCCACTGTCCGCGTTGGACGCCGCGCTGCGCGAGGACATGATCGCGGAGCTGCTGCGGCTGCGCGCCGAACTGCCGGACACGACGCTGGTCTACGTCACCCACGACCAGGGCGAGGCCCTCGCGCTGGCCGACCGGATCGCCGTCATGCGCGACTCCCGGCTGGTCGAGACCGGCCCGTGCGAACAGCTCTACCGGCGCCCGGCCGACGGCTTCACCGCGAGCTTCCTCGGCGCGGCCAACCTCATCCCGGTCGAGGTGATCCACGCCGGGACGCCGTCGACCGTCCGGCTCGGCGAACGGGTGCTGACCGCCGAGCCGACCGGCGCGCTGAGCCCCGGGCAGCCGGTGGCGCTCGGGGTGCGCCCGCACCGCGTCGGCGTCGGCGAACCCGGCGCGGACACGCTCCCGGCGCTGGTCCGCGCGGTCCAGTGGCGCGGCACGGGCTACCGCCTGGACCTGGAACTGGCGGCGACCGGCGGCACGATCCGCGCGGAGGTCCCGGACGTCGCCGGGCTGGCGGTGGGCACCCCGGTGGGAGTGTCCATTCCGGACGGCTGCCCGCTGGTCGGAGTCGGCTCATGACCGGGCTCGCGCTCGAAGCCACCGTCGCGCCGATGCCGCGGCGGGCGTCCGGGCGGCGCGGCCGCGGGCTCTGGCTGCTGCCGCCGCTGGTGGTCGTGGCCGTGTTCTTCGGGTATCCGCTGGTCCTGGTGGCCGGCCAGTCGCTCACCACGGACAACGGCTTCGGCCTGGCGAAGTGGGCCGAGGTGCTCGGCTCGGCGGAGTTCCGGGACGCGGCGTGGCAGACGGTGCTGCTGGCGCTGGGCGCGACCACCGGTTGCGTGCTGCTCGGTACGTTCTTCGCCCTCGTCGTCGCGTTCGTCCCGTTCCCCGGGGCGCGGACGCTGTCGCGGCTGGTCGACACCGTGCTGGCGTTCCCGTCGTTCCTCATCGCGCTGGCGTTCACGTTCCTCTACGGCAGCGCGGGCGTCTTCGGCGCCGGCGGGTTCCTGTACTCGCCGTGGGGGGTGCTGCTGGCCGAGATCACGTTCTACACGCCGTTCGTGATGCGGCCGGCGCTCGCGGCGTTCAGCCAGGTCCCGGGCGTGCAGCTGGACGTCGCGGCGGCGCTGGGCGCGCGTCCCGGCCGGGTGCTGTGGCGGGTGGTGCTGCCCGCGGCGCTGCCGTCGCTGGCCTCGGGCGCGTGCCTGACGCTGCTGCTGGCGCTGAACGAGTTCGGGATCGTGCTGTTCCTCGGCGCGAAGGGCGTCACGACGTTGCCGATGCTGGTGTACGGCAAGGGGATCGTCACGTTCGACTTCCCGGCGGCGAGCGTCGTCGCGCTGGTCGACGTCGCGATCTCCCTGCTGCTGTACGGGAGTTACCGGGTGCTGGGAAGGAGTCGCGGTGCTGCTGTGGACGCGGCGTAGCAAGGCGCTGCTGTGGCTGGTGTTCGGCGTGCTGTTCGCGGTGGTCGTCGCGGCGCCGCTGGTGATGATCGTGCTCGCGTCGTTCGCGGGGCACTGGACCGGTGTGCTGCCGGGCGGGTTCACCCTCGGCCACTACACGGAGGCGTTGTCGGGGGAGACGTTCGCGAGCCTGGCGGTGAGCGTCCAGACGGGCGTGCTCGCGGGCGCGGCGGCGGTGTTGCTCGGCACGTGGGCCGCGCTGGCGGCGGAGACCGCGCCGCGGCGGCTGCGGCGGCTCACCGACACGGTGTTCCACCTGCCGATCGCGGTGCCGTCGGTGGTGCTCGGCCTGGCGCTGCTGGTCGCGTTCAGCCGGCCGCCGCTGGCGTTCAACGGGACGCGGTGGATCGTGCTGCTCGGGCACCTGCTGATCCTGCTGCCGTTCGCCTACAGCACGGTCTCCGCGGCGCTCGCCCGCGTCGACCCGCAGCTCGCGCAGGCCGCGGCGTCGCTCGGCGCGTCGCCGGCGCGGGTGCTGCTGCGGGTGCGCGTCCCGGTGCTGCTGCCGGCGATGACGGCGTCGGCGAGCCTCGCGCTGGCGATGTCGATGGGGGAGCTGGGCGCGACGATGATGCTGTACCCGCCGGACTGGCGCACGCTCCCGGCGAGCATCTTCGCACTCACCGACCGCGGCCAGGTGTTCCTCGCCTCGGCGGCGACGGTGCTGCTGCTGGTGGTGACGCTCGTGGGCGTCAGCCTGCTGGGCCTGGTCCGGGGACGAGCCGCCCATCGGTGACGTTCCGGGCGCGGTGCAACCAGGCGGGCCCGCGTTCCGTCCTGGGGGTATGCGCAACGCGGTGAAACTGCTGGGGACGGGCCTGCTGCTGGTCACGATGACGGCGTGCGGGGCTTCTTCGA
This genomic window contains:
- a CDS encoding TIGR03364 family FAD-dependent oxidoreductase — its product is MRILIVGGGVLGTLHAWQAVERGHDVVQLEREPEARGASVRNFGLVWVGGRATGAELGTALRARALWERIGERVPGLGFRANGSLTVVRTAAELAVAREVAAGAEAADRGYKLLDAAETKALNPALRGDFLGALWCDRDAAVEPRVAQPALRAELTRSGRYTWRPGREVRHLTASGVVDDRGERHDGDVVVFCTGAWTGGLVRELAGEPPVRKVRLQMAQTEPFGEELTTSVADGDSFRYYPAYRGPALDTLAATQPQGDVAAEHRMQLLLVQRLDGSLTIGDTHEYDEPFAFDVTEDPYEHLTDVASALLGRPLPRIRRRWAGVYAQTTDTGRIVHRERVADNAFLVTGPGGRGMTCAPAIAEDTAEELNL
- a CDS encoding 2-aminoethylphosphonate ABC transporter substrate-binding protein is translated as MRKTIAVLAVALTGLLAACGGTGAASAGGKTVTVYTVDGLEDWYTARFAEFKQQTGITVEAVTAGSGEVASRVEKEKANTKADVLVTLPPFIQRVAGLLQPYTPAGGDKVADKDPQGRYFAVMNNYLSFIHNPGATPKTWDDLLDPKLKGKVQYSTPGEAGDGTAVLLQLQHVLGDQGALGYLGKLEANNAGPSSSTGKLQPKVAKGELLVANGDVQMNLAEIAKSGGFNVFFPADAQGKRSTFALPYYAGLVTNAPHADEAKKLLDFLLSPAVQAKTADAFGIPARADVTATGANAGKITAALQGVDIWQPDWTTVLGKLDADIAAYKKAVGR
- a CDS encoding ABC transporter permease, with translation MLLWTRRSKALLWLVFGVLFAVVVAAPLVMIVLASFAGHWTGVLPGGFTLGHYTEALSGETFASLAVSVQTGVLAGAAAVLLGTWAALAAETAPRRLRRLTDTVFHLPIAVPSVVLGLALLVAFSRPPLAFNGTRWIVLLGHLLILLPFAYSTVSAALARVDPQLAQAAASLGASPARVLLRVRVPVLLPAMTASASLALAMSMGELGATMMLYPPDWRTLPASIFALTDRGQVFLASAATVLLLVVTLVGVSLLGLVRGRAAHR
- a CDS encoding 2-aminoethylphosphonate ABC transporter permease subunit, whose protein sequence is MTGLALEATVAPMPRRASGRRGRGLWLLPPLVVVAVFFGYPLVLVAGQSLTTDNGFGLAKWAEVLGSAEFRDAAWQTVLLALGATTGCVLLGTFFALVVAFVPFPGARTLSRLVDTVLAFPSFLIALAFTFLYGSAGVFGAGGFLYSPWGVLLAEITFYTPFVMRPALAAFSQVPGVQLDVAAALGARPGRVLWRVVLPAALPSLASGACLTLLLALNEFGIVLFLGAKGVTTLPMLVYGKGIVTFDFPAASVVALVDVAISLLLYGSYRVLGRSRGAAVDAA
- a CDS encoding HAD family hydrolase, translated to MTTELVVLDMAGTTVADDGLVVRAFTEAIRAIGVPDERYPGMLEYVVDTMGQSKITVFRALLDDETLAQQANAAFEDAYGDLVRGGACTPIDGAEDVVRGLREDGVKVAFTTGFAPATQLAILDALGWRDLADLALAPGDGVRGRPFPDLVLTAALRLEVTDVRHIAVVGDTASDVLCGRRAGASVVAGVLTGAGRREDLLEATHVLDSVRELPAVLGENR
- a CDS encoding ABC transporter ATP-binding protein, encoding MTPAVEFRDVSVHFGRTTALDSLNLAVARGETLALLGPSGSGKSTALKALAGFVRPSSGRVFLAGQDVTDLPPHRRGLGVVVQSYALFPHMRVAANVAFGLDARRAPRAEVAARVAEVLDLVGMGAYARRYPRELSGGQQQRVALARALAIRPDVLLLDEPLSALDAALREDMIAELLRLRAELPDTTLVYVTHDQGEALALADRIAVMRDSRLVETGPCEQLYRRPADGFTASFLGAANLIPVEVIHAGTPSTVRLGERVLTAEPTGALSPGQPVALGVRPHRVGVGEPGADTLPALVRAVQWRGTGYRLDLELAATGGTIRAEVPDVAGLAVGTPVGVSIPDGCPLVGVGS